In Candidatus Desulfatibia profunda, the DNA window TCCTTAAAGGCCCTGATTCTGCCGCATGCGGGCTATGTCTATTCCGGGCAAACAGCGGCCTATGCCTCGCTGGTATTAAATAAAAACCAGTATGACAAGGTCATCGTACTGGCGCCGGACCACAGGATCGGCTTTACAAATGCGGCTGTCAGCGACGTGGTGGCCTATGAAACCCCTCTGGGCCTGATCAAGCTTAATGACGCTGCCGCCGGGCTGCGCCGCCAATCCAGCCTGTTTCAAGCCATCCCGGACTCGGACCGTTACGAACACTCTCTGGAGGTGGTGCTCCCTTTTTTACAATACTATCTTAAGAATTTTGAACTTGTTCCCATTGTTGTGGGCCAAGGGGATATCGACCGGATGACGGCCCAAATCGACCCCTTGCTGGATGACCGCACCCTGGTGGTGGTGAGTTCGGACCTGTCCCATTATCTGCCGTATTCCGAAGCCGTCGCCAGGGATCAGGAAACCATCGGCATGATTTTAAATTTAGACAGCGATCATTTGCGTGGGCGCGACAATGCCGCCTGCGGCATCCGACCGATTCTGATGACGATGAGCATGGCCAGACGGCATGGCTGGCAGCCGCTGCTGCTTCATTATGAAAACAGCGGAGACACCGCCGGCGGCCGCCAGCGGGTTGTCGGCTATAGTGCCATCGCCTTTTATGGAGGTTCAGCAATGCAAGGCAACCCGGATTCCCCTCGGAGCTTGAATCCGCAACAGGGGCAAACACTGCTAAAACTGGCGCGACAGACCCTATCGGAAAAATTCGGCCGCAGTCCGGTCAAAATCGACCCCGACCTGCTGGCGGATAAGGATTTTCAGGCCCGCCGCGGCACCTTCGTAACCCTCACCATCGACGGCCAGTTGCGTGGTTGTATCGGCAACCTGGAGGCCTCTGAATCGATCCGGGAAGGGATCAGGCGCAATGCCGTCAATGCCGCTTTTCACGATCCCCGTTTCTCCAAGCTGGATGCCAAGGAACTCGACAAAATCCAGATCGAAGTCAGTATTCTTACCGATCCGCAGTCCCTTGAATACCGGGACAGCCAGGACCTTATCGCCAAGCTGCGCCCGCATGTGGACGGCGTCATCCTGCGTAAAGGATCGGCCGTTGCCACCTTTTTGCCTCAGGTCTGGGAGCAGTTGCCCCAACCTGAAATGTTTCTTTCCCATCTTTGCCGCAAGGCCGGCCTGCCGGGCGATACCTGGCAAAAGGACCGGCTGGAAATCCTGACCTACCAGGTTCAATACTTTGAAGAAAAAAAATGAACGCGCCATACTGCGGGTGGTCATTGCCACGGGCATCTCTTCTGTCGTAACCCAATTGTTGATTATCCGCGAATTTTTGGCCCAGTTTCAGGGCAACGAGTTTGTTATCGCCCTGATTCTCTTCAACTGGCTGTTTTTGGGCGGCGTCGGCACCATCCTGGCCCACCGGATCACCCGGCGATGGTGGCAACCCACTGCCGGTCGCCTGGGCTGGCTTTCCCTGCTGTTGGCCGGCCTTGCCGCCATCCAGATTCTGGCCGTTCGTGAGCTTCGCGATGTTTTTTTTATTCACGGCACATCCGTGGGCTTTTATCCCACCCTGGCCTATACGTTTTTTACGCTGGCACCCTATGGCCTGGTGCTCGGATTTGTGTTGCCGTACAGCCTGTTTGTCATCCGCACCCAGAACCCTGATTTCCCCGGCGCAGGTATTTATATCACCGACAACCTGGGAGATGTGTCCGGCGGCGCT includes these proteins:
- the amrB gene encoding AmmeMemoRadiSam system protein B, producing the protein MKQRSPLLIPTILACGLILFVSGGKTNAEVIRKPAYAGAFYPAERSDLAEMIERLTRQVKTGQAQKLPQTSLKALILPHAGYVYSGQTAAYASLVLNKNQYDKVIVLAPDHRIGFTNAAVSDVVAYETPLGLIKLNDAAAGLRRQSSLFQAIPDSDRYEHSLEVVLPFLQYYLKNFELVPIVVGQGDIDRMTAQIDPLLDDRTLVVVSSDLSHYLPYSEAVARDQETIGMILNLDSDHLRGRDNAACGIRPILMTMSMARRHGWQPLLLHYENSGDTAGGRQRVVGYSAIAFYGGSAMQGNPDSPRSLNPQQGQTLLKLARQTLSEKFGRSPVKIDPDLLADKDFQARRGTFVTLTIDGQLRGCIGNLEASESIREGIRRNAVNAAFHDPRFSKLDAKELDKIQIEVSILTDPQSLEYRDSQDLIAKLRPHVDGVILRKGSAVATFLPQVWEQLPQPEMFLSHLCRKAGLPGDTWQKDRLEILTYQVQYFEEKK